The following are encoded together in the Cervus elaphus chromosome 23, mCerEla1.1, whole genome shotgun sequence genome:
- the SLC12A5 gene encoding solute carrier family 12 member 5 isoform X2: MSRRFTVTSLPPAGTAGTSDPRPHRPSAADLRRRLSGEDAKGDGNPKESSPFINSTDTEKGKEYDGKNMALFEEEMDTSPMVSSLLSGLANYTNLPQGSREHEEAENNEGGKKKPVQAPRMGTFMGVYLPCLQNIFGVILFLRLTWVVGIAGIIEAFCMVFICCSCTMLTAISMSAIATNGVVPAGGSYYMISRSLGPEFGGAVGLCFYLGTTFAGAMYILGTIEILLAYLFPAMAIFKAEDASGEAAAMLNNMRVYGTCVLTCMATVVFVGVKYVNKFALVFLGCVILSILAIYAGVIKSAFDPPNFPICLLGNRTLSRHGFDVCAKLAWEGNETVTTRLWGLFCSSRFLNATCDEYFMRNNVTEIQGIPGAASGLIKENLWSSYLTKGVIVERRGMPSAGLADGTPVDMDHPYVFSDMTSYFTLLVGIYFPSVTGIMAGSNRSGDLRDAQKSIPTGTILAIATTSAVYISSVVLFGACIEGVVLRDKFGEAVNGNLVVGTLAWPSPWVIVIGSFFSTCGAGLQSLTGAPRLLQAISRDGIVPFLQVFGHGKANGEPTWALLLTACICEIGILIASLDEVAPILSMFFLMCYMFVNLACAVQTLLRTPNWRPRFRYYHWTLSFLGMSLCLALMFICSWYYALVAMLIAGLIYKYIEYRGAEKEWGDGIRGLSLSAARYALLRLEEGPPHTKNWRPQLLVLVRVDQDQNVVHPQLLSLTSQLKAGKGLTIVGSVLEGTFLDNHPQAQRAEESIRRLMEAEKVKGFCQVVISSNLRDGVSHLIQSGGLGGLQHNTVLVGWPRNWRQKEDHQTWRNFIELVRETTAGHLALLVTKNVSMFPGNPERFSEGSIDVWWIVHDGGMLMLLPFLLRHHKVWRKCKMRIFTVAQMDDNSIQMKKDLTTFLYHLRITAEVEVVEMHESDISAYTYEKTLVMEQRSQILKQMHLTKNEREREIQSITDESRGSIRRKNPANTRLRLNVPEETAGDSEEKPEEEVQLIHDQSAPSCPSSSPSPGEEPEVEGEADPEKVHLTWTKDKSVAEKNKGPSPVSSEGIKDFFSMKPNQSNVRRMHTAVRLNEVIVQKSQGAKLVLLNMPGPPRNRNGDENYMEFLEVLTEHLDRVMLVRGGGREVITIYS, encoded by the exons GTGATGGCAACCCCAAGGAGAGCAGCCCCTTCATCAATAGCACCGAcacagagaaggggaaggaaTATGACGGCAAGAACATGGCCCTGTTTGAG GAGGAGATGGACACCAGCCCCATGGTGTCCTCCCTGCTCAGTGGCCTGGCCAACTACACAAACCTgccccagggaagcagggagcACGAGGAGGCAGAAAACAACGAGGGTGGAAAAAAGAAGCCGGTGCAG GCCCCCCGCATGGGCACCTTCATGGGCGTGTACCTACCGTGCCTGCAGAACATCTTTGGGGTCATCCTCTTCCTGCGGCTCACGTGGGTGGTGGGCATCGCAGGCATCATAGAGGCCTTCTGCATGGTCTTCATCTGCTGCTCCTGT ACGATGCTGACGGCCATTTCCATGAGTGCAATCGCAACCAATGGTGTCGTGCCTG CTGGCGGCTCCTACTACATGATTTCCAGGTCTCTGGGTCCAGAGTTTGGGGGTGCCGTGGGCCTCTGCTTCTACCTGGGCACCACGTTTGCTGGGGCCATGTACATCCTGGGCACCATTGAAATCCTGCTG GCTTACCTCTTCCCAGCCATGGCCATTTTTAAGGCAGAAGATGCCAGCGGGGAGGCGGCAGCCATGCTGAACAACATGCGTGTGTATGGCACCTGTGTGCTCACCTGCATGGCCACTGTGGTGTTTGTGGGCGTCAAGTACGTCAACAAGTTCGCCCTCGTCTTCCTGGGCTGTGTCATCCTCTCCATCCTGGCCATCTATGCTGGGGTCATCAAGTCTGCCTTCGACCCACCCAACTTCCC GATCTGCCTCCTGGGGAACCGCACACTGTCTCGCCATGGCTTTGATGTCTGTGCCAAGCTGGCGTGGGAAGGAAATGAGACAGTGACCACACGGCTCTGGggccttttctgctcctcccgATTCCTCAACGCCACCTGTGATGAGTACTTCATGCGAAACAATGTCACGGAGATCCAGGGCATTCCTGGCGCTGCCAGTGGCCTCATCAAAG AGAACCTATGGAGCTCCTACCTGACCAAGGGGGTGATTGTGGAAAGGCGTGGGATGCCCTCGGCAGGCCTGGCAGATGGTACCCCCGTCGACATGGACCATCCCTATGTCTTCAGCGATATGACCTCCTACTTCACCCTGCTGGTCGGCATCTACTTCCCCTCAGTCACAG ggaTCATGGCTGGTTCTAACCGCTCTGGGGACCTGCGGGATGCCCAGAAGTCAATTCCCACTGGCACCATCCTGGCCATCGCCACCACCTCCGCTGTCT ACATCAGCTCCGTGGTCCTGTTCGGGGCCTGCATCGAGGGGGTCGTCCTTCGGGACAA GTTTGGCGAAGCTGTGAACGGCAATCTGGTGGTGGGCACCCTGGCCTGGCCGTCCCCCTGGGTTATTGTCATCGGATCCTTCTTCTCTACCTGCGGGGCTGGGCTGCAGAGCCTCACGGGGGCCCCTCGCCTGCTGCAGGCCATCTCCCGCGATGGCATAGTGCCCTTCCTCCAG GTTTTTGGCCACGGCAAAGCCAACGGAGAGCCAACGTGGGCCCTGCTCCTCACTGCCTGCATCTGCGAGATTGGCATCCTCATCGCATCCCTGGACGAGGTCGCCCCCATCCTCTCTAT GTTCTTCCTCATGTGCTATATGTTTGTGAACCTGGCCTGCGCGGTACAGACACTGCTGAGGACGCCCAACTGGCGGCCACGCTTTCGATATTACCACTG GACACTCTCCTTCCTGGGCATGAGCCTCTGCCTGGCCCTCATGTTCATCTGCTCCTGGTACTACGCCCTGGTGGCCATGCTTATTGCTGGGCTCATCTACAAGTATATCGAATACCGCGG GGCAGAGAAGGAATGGGGCGATGGGATCCGAGGCCTGTCTCTCAGCGCTGCTCGCTACGCCCTGCTGCGCCTGGAAGAAGGGCCCCCTCACACCAAGAACTGGAG GCCACAGCTGCTGGTGCTGGTACGTGTGGACCAAGACCAGAACGTGGTCCATCCACAGCTGCTCTCGCTGACCTCCCAGCTCAAGGCAGGGAAGGGCCTGACCATTGTGGGCTCTGTCCTTGAGGGCACCTTTCTGGATAACCATCCCCAGGCCCAGAGGGCAGAGGAG TCCATCCGGCGCCTGATGGAGGCAGAGAAAGTGAAAGGCTTCTGCCAGGTAGTCATTTCTTCCAACCTGCGAGATGGCGTGTCCCACCTGATTCAGTCCGGGGGCCTCGGCGGGCTTCAGCACAACACCGTGCTTGTTGGCTGGCCCCGCAACTGGCGACAGAAGGAAGACCATCAGACGTGGAGGAACTTCATCG AGCTGGTTCGGGAAACCACGGCCGGTCACCTGGCCCTGCTGGTCACCAAGAATGTCTCCATGTTCCCCGGGAACCCCGAGCGCTTCTCTGAAGGCAGCATTGACGTCTGGTGGATCGTGCATGACGGCGGCATGCTGATGCTGCTGCCCTTCCTGCTGCGGCACCACAAG GTTTGGCGGAAGTGTAAGATGCGAATCTTCACCGTGGCCCAGATGGACGACAATAGCATCCAGATGAAGAAGGACTTAACCACATTTCTGTACCACTTACGTATCACCGCAGAGGTCgaggtggtggagatg CATGAGAGTGACATCTCCGCTTACACCTACGAGAAGACCTTGGTGATGGAGCAGCGTTCCCAGATCCTCAAACAAATGCATTTAACCAAGAATGAGCGGGAGCGGGAG ATCCAGAGTATCACAGATGAGTCTCGTGGCTCAATCCGGAGAAAGAATCCAGCCAACACGCGGCTCCGTCTCAACGTCCCAGAAGAGACAGCTGGTGACAGTGAGGAGAAGCCGGAAGAGGAG GTGCAGCTGATCCATGACCAGAGTGCTCCCAGCTGCCCCAGCAGCTCACCGTCTCCAGGGGAGGAGCCCGAGGTGGAGGGCGAGGCAGATCCAGAAAAAGTGCATCTCACCTGGACCAAGGACAAGTCCGTGGCAGAGAAGAACAAGGGCCCCAGTCCTGTCTCCTCTGAGGGCATCAAGGACTTCTTCAGCATGAAGCC GAACCAATCCAACGTGCGGCGCATGCACACGGCCGTGCGGCTGAACGAGGTCATCGTCCAGAAATCCCAGGGTGCCAAGCTTGTTTTGCTCAACATGCCTGGGCCTCCCCGCAACCGCAACGGTGACGAAAACT ACATGGAATTCCTCGAGGTTCTCACCGAGCACCTGGACCGGGTGATGCTGGTCCGCGGCGGAGGCCGCGAGGTCATCACCATCTACTCTTGA
- the SLC12A5 gene encoding solute carrier family 12 member 5 isoform X3, whose product MLNNLTDCEDGDGGANPGDGNPKESSPFINSTDTEKGKEYDGKNMALFEEEMDTSPMVSSLLSGLANYTNLPQGSREHEEAENNEGGKKKPVQAPRMGTFMGVYLPCLQNIFGVILFLRLTWVVGIAGIIEAFCMVFICCSCTMLTAISMSAIATNGVVPAGGSYYMISRSLGPEFGGAVGLCFYLGTTFAGAMYILGTIEILLAYLFPAMAIFKAEDASGEAAAMLNNMRVYGTCVLTCMATVVFVGVKYVNKFALVFLGCVILSILAIYAGVIKSAFDPPNFPICLLGNRTLSRHGFDVCAKLAWEGNETVTTRLWGLFCSSRFLNATCDEYFMRNNVTEIQGIPGAASGLIKENLWSSYLTKGVIVERRGMPSAGLADGTPVDMDHPYVFSDMTSYFTLLVGIYFPSVTGIMAGSNRSGDLRDAQKSIPTGTILAIATTSAVYISSVVLFGACIEGVVLRDKFGEAVNGNLVVGTLAWPSPWVIVIGSFFSTCGAGLQSLTGAPRLLQAISRDGIVPFLQVFGHGKANGEPTWALLLTACICEIGILIASLDEVAPILSMFFLMCYMFVNLACAVQTLLRTPNWRPRFRYYHWTLSFLGMSLCLALMFICSWYYALVAMLIAGLIYKYIEYRGAEKEWGDGIRGLSLSAARYALLRLEEGPPHTKNWRPQLLVLVRVDQDQNVVHPQLLSLTSQLKAGKGLTIVGSVLEGTFLDNHPQAQRAEESIRRLMEAEKVKGFCQVVISSNLRDGVSHLIQSGGLGGLQHNTVLVGWPRNWRQKEDHQTWRNFIELVRETTAGHLALLVTKNVSMFPGNPERFSEGSIDVWWIVHDGGMLMLLPFLLRHHKVWRKCKMRIFTVAQMDDNSIQMKKDLTTFLYHLRITAEVEVVEMHESDISAYTYEKTLVMEQRSQILKQMHLTKNEREREIQSITDESRGSIRRKNPANTRLRLNVPEETAGDSEEKPEEEVQLIHDQSAPSCPSSSPSPGEEPEVEGEADPEKVHLTWTKDKSVAEKNKGPSPVSSEGIKDFFSMKPEWENLNQSNVRRMHTAVRLNEVIVQKSQGAKLVLLNMPGPPRNRNGDENYMEFLEVLTEHLDRVMLVRGGGREVITIYS is encoded by the exons ATGCTAAACAACCTGACGGACTGCGAGGACGGCGATGGGGGAGCCAACCCTG GTGATGGCAACCCCAAGGAGAGCAGCCCCTTCATCAATAGCACCGAcacagagaaggggaaggaaTATGACGGCAAGAACATGGCCCTGTTTGAG GAGGAGATGGACACCAGCCCCATGGTGTCCTCCCTGCTCAGTGGCCTGGCCAACTACACAAACCTgccccagggaagcagggagcACGAGGAGGCAGAAAACAACGAGGGTGGAAAAAAGAAGCCGGTGCAG GCCCCCCGCATGGGCACCTTCATGGGCGTGTACCTACCGTGCCTGCAGAACATCTTTGGGGTCATCCTCTTCCTGCGGCTCACGTGGGTGGTGGGCATCGCAGGCATCATAGAGGCCTTCTGCATGGTCTTCATCTGCTGCTCCTGT ACGATGCTGACGGCCATTTCCATGAGTGCAATCGCAACCAATGGTGTCGTGCCTG CTGGCGGCTCCTACTACATGATTTCCAGGTCTCTGGGTCCAGAGTTTGGGGGTGCCGTGGGCCTCTGCTTCTACCTGGGCACCACGTTTGCTGGGGCCATGTACATCCTGGGCACCATTGAAATCCTGCTG GCTTACCTCTTCCCAGCCATGGCCATTTTTAAGGCAGAAGATGCCAGCGGGGAGGCGGCAGCCATGCTGAACAACATGCGTGTGTATGGCACCTGTGTGCTCACCTGCATGGCCACTGTGGTGTTTGTGGGCGTCAAGTACGTCAACAAGTTCGCCCTCGTCTTCCTGGGCTGTGTCATCCTCTCCATCCTGGCCATCTATGCTGGGGTCATCAAGTCTGCCTTCGACCCACCCAACTTCCC GATCTGCCTCCTGGGGAACCGCACACTGTCTCGCCATGGCTTTGATGTCTGTGCCAAGCTGGCGTGGGAAGGAAATGAGACAGTGACCACACGGCTCTGGggccttttctgctcctcccgATTCCTCAACGCCACCTGTGATGAGTACTTCATGCGAAACAATGTCACGGAGATCCAGGGCATTCCTGGCGCTGCCAGTGGCCTCATCAAAG AGAACCTATGGAGCTCCTACCTGACCAAGGGGGTGATTGTGGAAAGGCGTGGGATGCCCTCGGCAGGCCTGGCAGATGGTACCCCCGTCGACATGGACCATCCCTATGTCTTCAGCGATATGACCTCCTACTTCACCCTGCTGGTCGGCATCTACTTCCCCTCAGTCACAG ggaTCATGGCTGGTTCTAACCGCTCTGGGGACCTGCGGGATGCCCAGAAGTCAATTCCCACTGGCACCATCCTGGCCATCGCCACCACCTCCGCTGTCT ACATCAGCTCCGTGGTCCTGTTCGGGGCCTGCATCGAGGGGGTCGTCCTTCGGGACAA GTTTGGCGAAGCTGTGAACGGCAATCTGGTGGTGGGCACCCTGGCCTGGCCGTCCCCCTGGGTTATTGTCATCGGATCCTTCTTCTCTACCTGCGGGGCTGGGCTGCAGAGCCTCACGGGGGCCCCTCGCCTGCTGCAGGCCATCTCCCGCGATGGCATAGTGCCCTTCCTCCAG GTTTTTGGCCACGGCAAAGCCAACGGAGAGCCAACGTGGGCCCTGCTCCTCACTGCCTGCATCTGCGAGATTGGCATCCTCATCGCATCCCTGGACGAGGTCGCCCCCATCCTCTCTAT GTTCTTCCTCATGTGCTATATGTTTGTGAACCTGGCCTGCGCGGTACAGACACTGCTGAGGACGCCCAACTGGCGGCCACGCTTTCGATATTACCACTG GACACTCTCCTTCCTGGGCATGAGCCTCTGCCTGGCCCTCATGTTCATCTGCTCCTGGTACTACGCCCTGGTGGCCATGCTTATTGCTGGGCTCATCTACAAGTATATCGAATACCGCGG GGCAGAGAAGGAATGGGGCGATGGGATCCGAGGCCTGTCTCTCAGCGCTGCTCGCTACGCCCTGCTGCGCCTGGAAGAAGGGCCCCCTCACACCAAGAACTGGAG GCCACAGCTGCTGGTGCTGGTACGTGTGGACCAAGACCAGAACGTGGTCCATCCACAGCTGCTCTCGCTGACCTCCCAGCTCAAGGCAGGGAAGGGCCTGACCATTGTGGGCTCTGTCCTTGAGGGCACCTTTCTGGATAACCATCCCCAGGCCCAGAGGGCAGAGGAG TCCATCCGGCGCCTGATGGAGGCAGAGAAAGTGAAAGGCTTCTGCCAGGTAGTCATTTCTTCCAACCTGCGAGATGGCGTGTCCCACCTGATTCAGTCCGGGGGCCTCGGCGGGCTTCAGCACAACACCGTGCTTGTTGGCTGGCCCCGCAACTGGCGACAGAAGGAAGACCATCAGACGTGGAGGAACTTCATCG AGCTGGTTCGGGAAACCACGGCCGGTCACCTGGCCCTGCTGGTCACCAAGAATGTCTCCATGTTCCCCGGGAACCCCGAGCGCTTCTCTGAAGGCAGCATTGACGTCTGGTGGATCGTGCATGACGGCGGCATGCTGATGCTGCTGCCCTTCCTGCTGCGGCACCACAAG GTTTGGCGGAAGTGTAAGATGCGAATCTTCACCGTGGCCCAGATGGACGACAATAGCATCCAGATGAAGAAGGACTTAACCACATTTCTGTACCACTTACGTATCACCGCAGAGGTCgaggtggtggagatg CATGAGAGTGACATCTCCGCTTACACCTACGAGAAGACCTTGGTGATGGAGCAGCGTTCCCAGATCCTCAAACAAATGCATTTAACCAAGAATGAGCGGGAGCGGGAG ATCCAGAGTATCACAGATGAGTCTCGTGGCTCAATCCGGAGAAAGAATCCAGCCAACACGCGGCTCCGTCTCAACGTCCCAGAAGAGACAGCTGGTGACAGTGAGGAGAAGCCGGAAGAGGAG GTGCAGCTGATCCATGACCAGAGTGCTCCCAGCTGCCCCAGCAGCTCACCGTCTCCAGGGGAGGAGCCCGAGGTGGAGGGCGAGGCAGATCCAGAAAAAGTGCATCTCACCTGGACCAAGGACAAGTCCGTGGCAGAGAAGAACAAGGGCCCCAGTCCTGTCTCCTCTGAGGGCATCAAGGACTTCTTCAGCATGAAGCC GGAGTGGGAGAACTT GAACCAATCCAACGTGCGGCGCATGCACACGGCCGTGCGGCTGAACGAGGTCATCGTCCAGAAATCCCAGGGTGCCAAGCTTGTTTTGCTCAACATGCCTGGGCCTCCCCGCAACCGCAACGGTGACGAAAACT ACATGGAATTCCTCGAGGTTCTCACCGAGCACCTGGACCGGGTGATGCTGGTCCGCGGCGGAGGCCGCGAGGTCATCACCATCTACTCTTGA
- the SLC12A5 gene encoding solute carrier family 12 member 5 isoform X1, whose amino-acid sequence MSRRFTVTSLPPAGTAGTSDPRPHRPSAADLRRRLSGEDAKGDGNPKESSPFINSTDTEKGKEYDGKNMALFEEEMDTSPMVSSLLSGLANYTNLPQGSREHEEAENNEGGKKKPVQAPRMGTFMGVYLPCLQNIFGVILFLRLTWVVGIAGIIEAFCMVFICCSCTMLTAISMSAIATNGVVPAGGSYYMISRSLGPEFGGAVGLCFYLGTTFAGAMYILGTIEILLAYLFPAMAIFKAEDASGEAAAMLNNMRVYGTCVLTCMATVVFVGVKYVNKFALVFLGCVILSILAIYAGVIKSAFDPPNFPICLLGNRTLSRHGFDVCAKLAWEGNETVTTRLWGLFCSSRFLNATCDEYFMRNNVTEIQGIPGAASGLIKENLWSSYLTKGVIVERRGMPSAGLADGTPVDMDHPYVFSDMTSYFTLLVGIYFPSVTGIMAGSNRSGDLRDAQKSIPTGTILAIATTSAVYISSVVLFGACIEGVVLRDKFGEAVNGNLVVGTLAWPSPWVIVIGSFFSTCGAGLQSLTGAPRLLQAISRDGIVPFLQVFGHGKANGEPTWALLLTACICEIGILIASLDEVAPILSMFFLMCYMFVNLACAVQTLLRTPNWRPRFRYYHWTLSFLGMSLCLALMFICSWYYALVAMLIAGLIYKYIEYRGAEKEWGDGIRGLSLSAARYALLRLEEGPPHTKNWRPQLLVLVRVDQDQNVVHPQLLSLTSQLKAGKGLTIVGSVLEGTFLDNHPQAQRAEESIRRLMEAEKVKGFCQVVISSNLRDGVSHLIQSGGLGGLQHNTVLVGWPRNWRQKEDHQTWRNFIELVRETTAGHLALLVTKNVSMFPGNPERFSEGSIDVWWIVHDGGMLMLLPFLLRHHKVWRKCKMRIFTVAQMDDNSIQMKKDLTTFLYHLRITAEVEVVEMHESDISAYTYEKTLVMEQRSQILKQMHLTKNEREREIQSITDESRGSIRRKNPANTRLRLNVPEETAGDSEEKPEEEVQLIHDQSAPSCPSSSPSPGEEPEVEGEADPEKVHLTWTKDKSVAEKNKGPSPVSSEGIKDFFSMKPEWENLNQSNVRRMHTAVRLNEVIVQKSQGAKLVLLNMPGPPRNRNGDENYMEFLEVLTEHLDRVMLVRGGGREVITIYS is encoded by the exons GTGATGGCAACCCCAAGGAGAGCAGCCCCTTCATCAATAGCACCGAcacagagaaggggaaggaaTATGACGGCAAGAACATGGCCCTGTTTGAG GAGGAGATGGACACCAGCCCCATGGTGTCCTCCCTGCTCAGTGGCCTGGCCAACTACACAAACCTgccccagggaagcagggagcACGAGGAGGCAGAAAACAACGAGGGTGGAAAAAAGAAGCCGGTGCAG GCCCCCCGCATGGGCACCTTCATGGGCGTGTACCTACCGTGCCTGCAGAACATCTTTGGGGTCATCCTCTTCCTGCGGCTCACGTGGGTGGTGGGCATCGCAGGCATCATAGAGGCCTTCTGCATGGTCTTCATCTGCTGCTCCTGT ACGATGCTGACGGCCATTTCCATGAGTGCAATCGCAACCAATGGTGTCGTGCCTG CTGGCGGCTCCTACTACATGATTTCCAGGTCTCTGGGTCCAGAGTTTGGGGGTGCCGTGGGCCTCTGCTTCTACCTGGGCACCACGTTTGCTGGGGCCATGTACATCCTGGGCACCATTGAAATCCTGCTG GCTTACCTCTTCCCAGCCATGGCCATTTTTAAGGCAGAAGATGCCAGCGGGGAGGCGGCAGCCATGCTGAACAACATGCGTGTGTATGGCACCTGTGTGCTCACCTGCATGGCCACTGTGGTGTTTGTGGGCGTCAAGTACGTCAACAAGTTCGCCCTCGTCTTCCTGGGCTGTGTCATCCTCTCCATCCTGGCCATCTATGCTGGGGTCATCAAGTCTGCCTTCGACCCACCCAACTTCCC GATCTGCCTCCTGGGGAACCGCACACTGTCTCGCCATGGCTTTGATGTCTGTGCCAAGCTGGCGTGGGAAGGAAATGAGACAGTGACCACACGGCTCTGGggccttttctgctcctcccgATTCCTCAACGCCACCTGTGATGAGTACTTCATGCGAAACAATGTCACGGAGATCCAGGGCATTCCTGGCGCTGCCAGTGGCCTCATCAAAG AGAACCTATGGAGCTCCTACCTGACCAAGGGGGTGATTGTGGAAAGGCGTGGGATGCCCTCGGCAGGCCTGGCAGATGGTACCCCCGTCGACATGGACCATCCCTATGTCTTCAGCGATATGACCTCCTACTTCACCCTGCTGGTCGGCATCTACTTCCCCTCAGTCACAG ggaTCATGGCTGGTTCTAACCGCTCTGGGGACCTGCGGGATGCCCAGAAGTCAATTCCCACTGGCACCATCCTGGCCATCGCCACCACCTCCGCTGTCT ACATCAGCTCCGTGGTCCTGTTCGGGGCCTGCATCGAGGGGGTCGTCCTTCGGGACAA GTTTGGCGAAGCTGTGAACGGCAATCTGGTGGTGGGCACCCTGGCCTGGCCGTCCCCCTGGGTTATTGTCATCGGATCCTTCTTCTCTACCTGCGGGGCTGGGCTGCAGAGCCTCACGGGGGCCCCTCGCCTGCTGCAGGCCATCTCCCGCGATGGCATAGTGCCCTTCCTCCAG GTTTTTGGCCACGGCAAAGCCAACGGAGAGCCAACGTGGGCCCTGCTCCTCACTGCCTGCATCTGCGAGATTGGCATCCTCATCGCATCCCTGGACGAGGTCGCCCCCATCCTCTCTAT GTTCTTCCTCATGTGCTATATGTTTGTGAACCTGGCCTGCGCGGTACAGACACTGCTGAGGACGCCCAACTGGCGGCCACGCTTTCGATATTACCACTG GACACTCTCCTTCCTGGGCATGAGCCTCTGCCTGGCCCTCATGTTCATCTGCTCCTGGTACTACGCCCTGGTGGCCATGCTTATTGCTGGGCTCATCTACAAGTATATCGAATACCGCGG GGCAGAGAAGGAATGGGGCGATGGGATCCGAGGCCTGTCTCTCAGCGCTGCTCGCTACGCCCTGCTGCGCCTGGAAGAAGGGCCCCCTCACACCAAGAACTGGAG GCCACAGCTGCTGGTGCTGGTACGTGTGGACCAAGACCAGAACGTGGTCCATCCACAGCTGCTCTCGCTGACCTCCCAGCTCAAGGCAGGGAAGGGCCTGACCATTGTGGGCTCTGTCCTTGAGGGCACCTTTCTGGATAACCATCCCCAGGCCCAGAGGGCAGAGGAG TCCATCCGGCGCCTGATGGAGGCAGAGAAAGTGAAAGGCTTCTGCCAGGTAGTCATTTCTTCCAACCTGCGAGATGGCGTGTCCCACCTGATTCAGTCCGGGGGCCTCGGCGGGCTTCAGCACAACACCGTGCTTGTTGGCTGGCCCCGCAACTGGCGACAGAAGGAAGACCATCAGACGTGGAGGAACTTCATCG AGCTGGTTCGGGAAACCACGGCCGGTCACCTGGCCCTGCTGGTCACCAAGAATGTCTCCATGTTCCCCGGGAACCCCGAGCGCTTCTCTGAAGGCAGCATTGACGTCTGGTGGATCGTGCATGACGGCGGCATGCTGATGCTGCTGCCCTTCCTGCTGCGGCACCACAAG GTTTGGCGGAAGTGTAAGATGCGAATCTTCACCGTGGCCCAGATGGACGACAATAGCATCCAGATGAAGAAGGACTTAACCACATTTCTGTACCACTTACGTATCACCGCAGAGGTCgaggtggtggagatg CATGAGAGTGACATCTCCGCTTACACCTACGAGAAGACCTTGGTGATGGAGCAGCGTTCCCAGATCCTCAAACAAATGCATTTAACCAAGAATGAGCGGGAGCGGGAG ATCCAGAGTATCACAGATGAGTCTCGTGGCTCAATCCGGAGAAAGAATCCAGCCAACACGCGGCTCCGTCTCAACGTCCCAGAAGAGACAGCTGGTGACAGTGAGGAGAAGCCGGAAGAGGAG GTGCAGCTGATCCATGACCAGAGTGCTCCCAGCTGCCCCAGCAGCTCACCGTCTCCAGGGGAGGAGCCCGAGGTGGAGGGCGAGGCAGATCCAGAAAAAGTGCATCTCACCTGGACCAAGGACAAGTCCGTGGCAGAGAAGAACAAGGGCCCCAGTCCTGTCTCCTCTGAGGGCATCAAGGACTTCTTCAGCATGAAGCC GGAGTGGGAGAACTT GAACCAATCCAACGTGCGGCGCATGCACACGGCCGTGCGGCTGAACGAGGTCATCGTCCAGAAATCCCAGGGTGCCAAGCTTGTTTTGCTCAACATGCCTGGGCCTCCCCGCAACCGCAACGGTGACGAAAACT ACATGGAATTCCTCGAGGTTCTCACCGAGCACCTGGACCGGGTGATGCTGGTCCGCGGCGGAGGCCGCGAGGTCATCACCATCTACTCTTGA